Proteins co-encoded in one Cucurbita pepo subsp. pepo cultivar mu-cu-16 chromosome LG15, ASM280686v2, whole genome shotgun sequence genomic window:
- the LOC111811658 gene encoding receptor-like protein 12 produces MNSSLVRIWLEQTAFHGELPSSIDNLKSLTSLKLGNSSFSGIVPATIGNLTGLLELELYANNFSGQIPSSLERLTELTRLFLSYNEFRDATLSWVGKQNKLAYLGLSGIRLSGTLLPSVGNLTNLVQLLLGENELTGEIPSWIGDFAELTDLHLYGNKLSGSIPKSFSQLMNLKHLYLQSNYLNGTVEMSMFMKLESLTELHLTANKLTVLDDHVGKPNETLPNFNLLGLGSCNLTQIPTFLEKQNALELLELGENNIQGQIPKWMWSMSRERLMVLNLSHNALTGVEEFQDALPWLNLTVLDLSNNRLRDSRPILPAICKLSKLVALDLSSNLMSGVLPQCIGTFGSLDIMNFRQNSLHGTIPDTFRSGSKLRFLDFSRNQLQGQVPRSLANCKILEIMDLSDNQLTDGFPFWIGTLPMLRLLILRSNHFHGKIEEPETNTEFPMLRIVDFSFNNFSGDLPLKYITNSKGMKIFNTTASAYRNTFITFSFDYVWALEFFYSTTITMKGYQRDYSRIQEVFTSLDLSSNRFEGQIPDLVGNLEGLQSLNLSHNMLSGPISPLMKNMARLESLDLSHNQLSGPIPPELSQLHFLSIFDVSYNNLSGPIPTGNQFNNVDNSSYVGNVGLCGDPLSKQCGDSKPPSSDSDEDEDEGSDFKIKFKTVLIGYGCGALVGMIVGNYILGRKEEWFKKTFKIGIPKNWEE; encoded by the coding sequence ATGAACAGTTCTCTTGTGAGGATATGGCTTGAACAAACTGCATTTCATGGTGAACTACCTTCTTCCATTGACAACCTTAAGTCCTTGACTTCCTTAAAGTTAGGAAATAGTAGTTTTTCTGGGATTGTTCCTGCCACAATTGGTAACCTTACTGGACTCCTGGAGTTAGAGCTTTATGCAAACAACTTTAGTGGCCAAATCCCGTCGTCCCTCGAACGCCTAACCGAGCTGACTCGTCTATTTCTTAGCTATAATGAATTTAGAGATGCAACTTTGTCTTGGGTTGGTAAGCAGAACAAGCTTGCTTACTTGGGACTTTCTGGGATTCGTTTAAGTGGCACTCTGTTGCCTTCTGTTGGAAACTTGACTAACCTTGTTCAGTTACTTCTGGGTGAAAATGAACTAACGGGTGAGATTCCATCTTGGATAGGCGATTTTGCAGAGCTAACCGATCTTCATCTGTATGGAAACAAATTGAGTGGTTCAATTCCCAAGTCTTTCTCTCAACTTATGAACCTGAAGCACCTTTATCTTCAGTCTAATTACTTGAATGGGACTGTGGAAATGAGCATGTTTATGAAACTTGAAAGCCTTACTGAACTTCACCTCACTGCCAATAAGTTGACTGTTCTTGATGATCATGTAGGTAAACCTAATGAAACTCTTCCAAACTTCAACCTTCTAGGACTTGGATCCTGCAATTTAACTCAGATTCCAACATTTCTTGAAAAACAGAATGCGTTAGAGTTATTAGAACTTGGAGAGAACAATATTCAAGGCCAGATACCCAAATGGATGTGGAGCATGAGTAGAGAAAGATTGATGGTTTTGAACTTGAGTCACAACGCCCTAACTGGTGTAGAAGAGTTTCAAGATGCTCTTCCTTGGCTTAATCTCACTGTGTTAGATCTCTCTAATAACAGGTTACGAGACTCGCGTCCAATTCTACCAGCCATATGCAAATTAAGCAAGCTCGTGGCCCTCGATTTGTCGAGTAATCTAATGAGTGGTGTGCTTCCACAATGTATTGGAACTTTCGGTTCTTTGGATATTATGAACTTTAGACAGAACTCACTTCATGGAACTATTCCTGATACCTTCAGAAGTGGGAGCAAACTAAGGTTTCTTGATTTCAGTCGCAATCAGTTGCAAGGTCAAGTACCAAGATCGTTAGCCAATTGCAAGATTTTGGAGATCATGGACTTGAGTGACAATCAGTTGACCGatggttttcctttttggattGGAACTCTTCCAATGCTAAGACTTCTAATACTAAGATCCAATCACTTCCATGGAAAAATCGAAGAACCTGAAACCAACACGGAGTTCCCCATGTTGCGAATTGTTGATTTCTCCTTCAATAACTTTTCGGGTGATCTCCCATTGAAGTATATAACTAATtcgaaaggaatgaagatttTCAACACGACTGCGTCAGCATATCGAAACACATTTATAACTTTCTCATTCGACTATGTTTGGGCTCTTGAATTTTTCTATTCCACCACAATAACCATGAAAGGTTATCAGAGAGATTACTCAAGGATTCAAGAGGTTTTTACAAGTCTCGATCTCTCAAGCAACAGATTTGAAGGACAGATACCGGATCTTGTTGGGAACCTAGAAGGCCTTCAATCTCTCAACCTTTCCCACAACATGCTTTCTGGCCCCATCTCGCCATTGATGAAGAACATGGCACGACTGGAGTCTTTGGACCTGTCACACAACCAACTCTCAGGACCAATACCTCCAGAACTCTCACAACTTCATTTCCTTTCAATATTTGATGTCTCTTACAACAATCTCTCTGGTCCAATACCAACAGGGAACCAATTTAACAATGTTGATAACAGCTCGTATGTGGGGaatgtgggattatgtggAGATCCATTATCAAAGCAATGTGGAGATTCCAAGCCACCTTCATCAGATTCTGATGAGGATGAAGATGAGGGATCTGATTTTAAGATTAAGTTTAAGACTGTATTGATTGGATATGGATGTGGAGCTTTGGTTGGAATGATTGTTGGGAACTACATCCttggaaggaaggaagaatgGTTTAAAAAGACCTTCAAGATTGGAATACCCAAAAACTGGGAGGAATGA
- the LOC111811659 gene encoding putative protein FAR1-RELATED SEQUENCE 10 isoform X2, translating to MFSPEMAMKLPANIWIRRQQCPCGDWKCYIRYEGEDQASISARLVKSETVPSQLSSESVFTPYVGQIFKSDEDAFEYYSNFARKNGFSIRKARSTESQNLGVYRQDFVCYRSGYNQPRKKANVEHPRERKSVRCGCDAKLYLTKEIVDGVSQWYVSQFSNVHNHELLEDDQVRLLPAYRKIQEADQERILLLSKAGFPVNRILKVLELEKGVQPGQLPFIEKDVRNFVRTCKKTVEENDALLNEKRENELLELLEICKAMAKRDTEFVFDYTRDENVSFDTSYRSLTYGLLLGVWFGMSNHGKAIIFGCVLLQEENSHSFSWALQKFVQFMRGKHPRTILTDIDSGLRDAISRELPNTKHVVCIWHILSKLSSWFLLPLGLHYADFKVQFDMLWHLENISDFEHQWDLLVAQFGLASDKHIALLYLYRASWPFSFIRSSFLARTLTADFFQSLETFLKRILGAQTCLQVFFEQVSNAAYSRSRAKEGMQYLHIKTGMPIEEHAQSTLTPYAFNVLQNEIVLSMQYVATEMGNGSYLLQHYKKMDVERLVSWTQDDEQVHCACKEFDHSGILCRHSIRVLAVKNYFKLPDKYFLLRWRQNSLGTIDDAHSQGRSEACAQVFHSLAATLLTESLISQERFNYVHRELSGLLEHVRTMPVVDEFSLTVNEFNDP from the exons ATGTTTTCTCCAGAAATGGCAATGAAGCTACCGGCTAACATTTGGATTCGACGCCAGCAGTGCCCATGTGGAGATTGGAAATGCTATATTAGATACGAAGGTGAAGATCAGGCCTCGATAAGTGCCCGGCTGGTGAAGAGTGAGACGGTACCCTCTCAATTATCATCAGAATCTGTTTTCACTCCCTATGTTGgtcaaatattcaaaagtgATGAGGATGCCTTTGAATACTACAGCAACTTTGCTCGGAAGAACGGGTTCTCAATTAGAAAAGCACGTTCAACAGAAAGCCAAAATTTAGGGGTTTATAGAcaagattttgtttgttatcgGTCTGGATATAATCAACCAAGGAAGAAGGCCAATGTGGAACACCCTCGGGAGCGTAAATCTGTAAGATGTGGCTGTGATGCTAAATTGTATTTGACCAAGGAAATTGTAGATGGTGTTAGTCAATGGTATGTGTCACAGTTTAGTAATGTTCATAATCATGAGTTGTTGGAAGATGACCAGGTGCGTCTGCTTCCAGCATATCGAAAAATACAGGAGGCCGATCAAGAACGCATCCTATTACTCTCCAAAGCTGGATTTCCCGTGAACAGGATTCTGAAGGTGTTGGAGTTAGAAAAGGGTGTACAACCTGGACAATTGCCCTTTATAGAGAAGGATGTTAGGAACTTCGTTAGGACTTGTAAGAAAACTGTTGAAGAGAATGATGCTTTGCTGaatgagaaaagagagaaCGAATTGCTGGAGCTTCTTGAGATATGCAAGGCTATGGCCAAGAGGGATACAGAGTTTGTTTTTGATTATACTAGAGATGAAAATG TTTCTTTTGACACGAGCTATCGCTCTCTTACCTATGGGTTACTCCTTGGAGTTTGGTTTGGCATGAGCAATCATGGAAAGGCGATTATATTTGGCTGCGTCTTGCTGCAGGAAGAGAACTCGCATTCATTTTCTTGGGCTCTACAG aAATTTGTACAATTCATGAGAGGAAAGCATCCACGGACTATTCTAACTGATATAGACTCAGGGCTCAGAGATGCCATATCAAGAGAACTGCCTAATACTAAACACGTCGTATGTATATGGCATATTCTATCTAAACTATCAAGTTGGTTCTTGTTGCCCCTTGGATTGCACTATGCAGACTTTAAAGTTCAGTTTGATATGTTGTGGCATCTGGAGAATATATCAGATTTTGAGCATCAATGGGATCTCTTGGTTGCACAATTTGGTCTTGCTTCTGATAAgcatatagctttactatatttATATCGAGCATCATGGCCGTTTTCCTTCATTAGAAGTTCCTTTCTGGCTCGTACACTGACAGCTGATTTCTTTCAATCCTTAGAAACGTTCTTGAAAAGAATCTTGGGGGCACAGACATGTTTGCAAGTATTCTTTGAACAG GTCAGTAATGCTGCTTACTCCAGAAGTCGAGCCAAAGAAGGTATGCAGTATTTACATATTAAGACAGGCATGCCTATAGAAGAGCATGCACAGAGTACTCTTACACCTTATGCCTTCAATGTGTTGCAAAATGAAATTGTGCTATCCATGCAATATGTTGCTACAGAAATGGGAAATGGTTCATATCTTTTGCAACACTATAAGAAAATGGATGTCGAGCGTCTTGTTAGTTGGACACAAGATGACGAACAAGTCCACTGTGCCTGTAAAGAGTTTGATCATTCAGGAATATTATGCAGGCATTCAATCCGAGTACTTGCGGTGAAGAACTATTTTAAACTCCCAGATAAATACTTCTTACTTCGTTGGCGACAGAACTCTTTAGGTACTATAGACGATGCACATTCTCAAGGCAGAAGCGAAGCATGCGCCCAAGTTTTTCATTCTCTTGCTGCAACTCTCTTGACAGAGTCCTTGATATCCCAGGAGCGttttaattatgttcataGAGAACTCTCAGGCCTCCTTGAGCATGTCAGAACCATGCCAGTAGTTGATGAGTTTTCCTTGACGGTTAACGAGTTTAATGATCCATAG
- the LOC111811659 gene encoding putative protein FAR1-RELATED SEQUENCE 10 isoform X1 — MFSPEMAMKLPANIWIRRQQCPCGDWKCYIRYEGEDQASISARLVKSETVPSQLSSESVFTPYVGQIFKSDEDAFEYYSNFARKNGFSIRKARSTESQNLGVYRQDFVCYRSGYNQPRKKANVEHPRERKSVRCGCDAKLYLTKEIVDGVSQWYVSQFSNVHNHELLEDDQVRLLPAYRKIQEADQERILLLSKAGFPVNRILKVLELEKGVQPGQLPFIEKDVRNFVRTCKKTVEENDALLNEKRENELLELLEICKAMAKRDTEFVFDYTRDENGKVENLSWAYGDPIHAYSVFGDVVSFDTSYRSLTYGLLLGVWFGMSNHGKAIIFGCVLLQEENSHSFSWALQKFVQFMRGKHPRTILTDIDSGLRDAISRELPNTKHVVCIWHILSKLSSWFLLPLGLHYADFKVQFDMLWHLENISDFEHQWDLLVAQFGLASDKHIALLYLYRASWPFSFIRSSFLARTLTADFFQSLETFLKRILGAQTCLQVFFEQVSNAAYSRSRAKEGMQYLHIKTGMPIEEHAQSTLTPYAFNVLQNEIVLSMQYVATEMGNGSYLLQHYKKMDVERLVSWTQDDEQVHCACKEFDHSGILCRHSIRVLAVKNYFKLPDKYFLLRWRQNSLGTIDDAHSQGRSEACAQVFHSLAATLLTESLISQERFNYVHRELSGLLEHVRTMPVVDEFSLTVNEFNDP; from the exons ATGTTTTCTCCAGAAATGGCAATGAAGCTACCGGCTAACATTTGGATTCGACGCCAGCAGTGCCCATGTGGAGATTGGAAATGCTATATTAGATACGAAGGTGAAGATCAGGCCTCGATAAGTGCCCGGCTGGTGAAGAGTGAGACGGTACCCTCTCAATTATCATCAGAATCTGTTTTCACTCCCTATGTTGgtcaaatattcaaaagtgATGAGGATGCCTTTGAATACTACAGCAACTTTGCTCGGAAGAACGGGTTCTCAATTAGAAAAGCACGTTCAACAGAAAGCCAAAATTTAGGGGTTTATAGAcaagattttgtttgttatcgGTCTGGATATAATCAACCAAGGAAGAAGGCCAATGTGGAACACCCTCGGGAGCGTAAATCTGTAAGATGTGGCTGTGATGCTAAATTGTATTTGACCAAGGAAATTGTAGATGGTGTTAGTCAATGGTATGTGTCACAGTTTAGTAATGTTCATAATCATGAGTTGTTGGAAGATGACCAGGTGCGTCTGCTTCCAGCATATCGAAAAATACAGGAGGCCGATCAAGAACGCATCCTATTACTCTCCAAAGCTGGATTTCCCGTGAACAGGATTCTGAAGGTGTTGGAGTTAGAAAAGGGTGTACAACCTGGACAATTGCCCTTTATAGAGAAGGATGTTAGGAACTTCGTTAGGACTTGTAAGAAAACTGTTGAAGAGAATGATGCTTTGCTGaatgagaaaagagagaaCGAATTGCTGGAGCTTCTTGAGATATGCAAGGCTATGGCCAAGAGGGATACAGAGTTTGTTTTTGATTATACTAGAGATGAAAATGGTAAGGTTGAAAATCTATCATGGGCATATGGTGATCCTATTCATGCTTATTCTGTGTTCGGTGATGTAGTTTCTTTTGACACGAGCTATCGCTCTCTTACCTATGGGTTACTCCTTGGAGTTTGGTTTGGCATGAGCAATCATGGAAAGGCGATTATATTTGGCTGCGTCTTGCTGCAGGAAGAGAACTCGCATTCATTTTCTTGGGCTCTACAG aAATTTGTACAATTCATGAGAGGAAAGCATCCACGGACTATTCTAACTGATATAGACTCAGGGCTCAGAGATGCCATATCAAGAGAACTGCCTAATACTAAACACGTCGTATGTATATGGCATATTCTATCTAAACTATCAAGTTGGTTCTTGTTGCCCCTTGGATTGCACTATGCAGACTTTAAAGTTCAGTTTGATATGTTGTGGCATCTGGAGAATATATCAGATTTTGAGCATCAATGGGATCTCTTGGTTGCACAATTTGGTCTTGCTTCTGATAAgcatatagctttactatatttATATCGAGCATCATGGCCGTTTTCCTTCATTAGAAGTTCCTTTCTGGCTCGTACACTGACAGCTGATTTCTTTCAATCCTTAGAAACGTTCTTGAAAAGAATCTTGGGGGCACAGACATGTTTGCAAGTATTCTTTGAACAG GTCAGTAATGCTGCTTACTCCAGAAGTCGAGCCAAAGAAGGTATGCAGTATTTACATATTAAGACAGGCATGCCTATAGAAGAGCATGCACAGAGTACTCTTACACCTTATGCCTTCAATGTGTTGCAAAATGAAATTGTGCTATCCATGCAATATGTTGCTACAGAAATGGGAAATGGTTCATATCTTTTGCAACACTATAAGAAAATGGATGTCGAGCGTCTTGTTAGTTGGACACAAGATGACGAACAAGTCCACTGTGCCTGTAAAGAGTTTGATCATTCAGGAATATTATGCAGGCATTCAATCCGAGTACTTGCGGTGAAGAACTATTTTAAACTCCCAGATAAATACTTCTTACTTCGTTGGCGACAGAACTCTTTAGGTACTATAGACGATGCACATTCTCAAGGCAGAAGCGAAGCATGCGCCCAAGTTTTTCATTCTCTTGCTGCAACTCTCTTGACAGAGTCCTTGATATCCCAGGAGCGttttaattatgttcataGAGAACTCTCAGGCCTCCTTGAGCATGTCAGAACCATGCCAGTAGTTGATGAGTTTTCCTTGACGGTTAACGAGTTTAATGATCCATAG